The following are encoded in a window of Amaranthus tricolor cultivar Red isolate AtriRed21 chromosome 2, ASM2621246v1, whole genome shotgun sequence genomic DNA:
- the LOC130806061 gene encoding fasciclin-like arabinogalactan protein 2, with the protein MRVSTVLISSLLLISLLIPATTAFNITRILKKRPEFSKFNEYLTKTHLANEINRRNTITVLALDNSAMSSLLARGFSLYTLRNVLSLHVLTDYYSAKKLHQITDGTTVTASLFQSSGDADGNSGYVNITDLHKGKVGFGPVDSGDLNSYFVKSVLEMPYKISVIQISHVLDSETAEAPTAEPTKINVTSVLADRGCKEFSHLLVSTGADKTYQENTESGLTVFCPSDGAVKAFMPKFKKLTDANKTSLILYHAVAIYNSLGSLKSNNGIINTLATEGSKKKYEFTVQNDGETVTIKTKVVTAEITGTLVDQDPFSAFKLDKFLQPPELFKPSAEADDEPASAPDADAPSPEADGPASDYDDDVADDTAEHKKKKKNAAGKINGGGLLGFGVVLCYCMLAVL; encoded by the exons ATGCGGGTTTCAACGGTGTTGATATCTTCACTCCTCCTCATCTCCCTCCTTATACCCGCCACGACCGCCTTTAACATCACCCGAATCCTTAAAAAACGACCCGAATTCTCTAAATTCAATGAATACCTCACAAAAACCCATCTTGCAAATGAAATCAATCGTCGGAATACAATTACAGTTTTAGCCCTTGATAACTCTGCAATGTCTTCATTGCTTGCTAGAGGTTTCTCTCTCTACACTCTACGTAATGTTCTCTCACTACATGTTCTTACTGATTACTATAGTGCTAAGAAGCTCCACCAGATCACTGATG GTACAACAGTGACAGCCTCATTGTTCCAATCATCAGGAGATGCAGATGGGAACTCAGGATATGTGAACATAACAGACTTACACAAGGGTAAAGTCGGTTTCGGGCCAGTTGATTCGGGTGATTTAAATTCGTACTTTGTAAAATCAGTATTAGAAATGCCATACAAAATATCAGTGATTCAAATAAGTCATGTACTTGATTCTGAAACTGCTGAAGCTCCAACGGCTGAACCTACTAAAATTAATGTTACGTCTGTCTTAGCTGATAGAGGTTGCAAAGAATTTTCTCACTTGCTTGTTTCTACTGGTGCTGATAAAACTTACCAa GAAAATACAGAAAGTGGGTTAACGGTGTTTTGCCCAAGTGACGGCGCCGTCAAAGCATTTAtgccaaaattcaaaaaattaacaGACGCTAACAAGACGTCGTTAATCTTATATCACGCCGTTGCCATTTACAACTCATTAGGTTCACTCAAATCCAATAACGGAATCATAAACACATTAGCAACCGAAGGTTCTAAGAAGAAATACGAATTTACCGTCCAAAATGACGGCGAAACCGTCacgataaaaacaaaagtcgtAACGGCAGAAATAACGGGAACGTTAGTTGACCAAGATCCATTTTCAGCTTTCAAGCTAGACAAATTTTTACAGCCGCCAGAACTGTTTAAGCCGTCAGCTGAAGCCGATGATGAGCCGGCTTCGGCTCCTGATGCGGACGCGCCAAGCCCTGAAGCCGATGGACCGGCTTCTGATTACGATGATGATGTAGCTGATGATACAGCtgaacataaaaagaaaaagaaaaatgcgGCAGGGAAAATCAACGGTGGAGGACTATTAGGATTTGGGGTTGTATTGTGTTATTGTATGCTGGCGGTGTTGTAG